ACGAATTATACCCATATTTGATCTTACAAATCCATAGAATCATAATATATAGAACCTGGATACAAAATAATCCGTATGAAAGCACAGGATGACAAAAAGGCCCTATTGGAGGCACTGATCCAGTTCCATGGCCATCTCTGCGGCGGACTTGCCTTTGCCACACGGGTCTGCGAGAAGGCAACAAACGAACTTGGAGTGCAGGGCAATGATGGCAAAGATCTACAGGCAGTGATTGAGACGAGTGAAGCCTGCGGAATCGATGCCATCCAGGTGATCACCGGATGCACCTCTGGAAAAGGGAACCTGAACATCAATGATTACGGGAAGCACGCCTATACCTTCATCAACAGGCGAAACGGGGAGGCGATCCGGATACTCAGACACCGGGACTTTGATCTCGAGAAGATCGATCCCGTCGTCGCAAAACTCAGAAAAGCGGTCTTCTCAGGTGAGGCTACCGAAGAAGAACGGAAGATATTCGACCAGAGGATGGGAAAGGTGGCGGATGTCATCCTCTCGATGCCCGAGGAAGAACTCTTTACCGTCCGGCGTTTCCAGACAGAAGTTATGAAGAAGACAAAAGCCTTTGAACAGGCAGAATGCTCCCGTTGTAAAGAGATGGTTGCTGTAAACCGGCTAAATAAGAGAGATGGTGAGCGTCTCTGCATCCCCTGTTCAGATGAGAGGATGTAGATCAGGTACTCTCGGAATGGGTGGCACAGAGATTCTCTGCCCCATCTACCCGACATGCGGGCAGGCACTCCCGCCGCCCTGATCCTTTCCGATCTGCTGCCCACTCGATCAGCGGCTGCATCGCGAAGCAGAGAGCCGCACCCTCAGCAGTCAGCGAATACTCCACCCGTGGAGGGGTCTCTGCATGGAAGCTCCGGTTCAGCAGGCCTTCAGCCAGAAGATCCGAGAGGGTATCGGTGAGGGTTTTCGGGCTGATTCCTACCAGTATCCGCTCGATATCGGTGAATCGGATACTGCCTGCCATCCCCACTGTCGTGATGATCGGGAGTGCCCACTTCTTCGAAAGGAGCGGGAGAATGCCCCGAAGCGGACAGATGGTTTGAGAGGGCGTATCCCTGCACATTACTTCAGTGTACCATAGTCATCCCTTTTAATGCTATTCTTTCAATAGTAATAGAAAGAAGAGCAATTCAGCAGGAGAAGGGAGTGTGAAAGAAGCAGATCATCACGAGGACGCCATCATCGCAACGGACCTCCGAAAGACCTTCGGCGATATCGTCGCGGTGGACTCGATCTCGTTTGAGGTCAGAAGAGGCGAGATATTCGGATTCCTCGGCCCAAACGGTGCCGGAAAGACGACGACCGCACGGATGCTGACCGGGGTGATGCGGCCGGATGGGGGATCGGCTGCTATCTTCGGCAATGATATCGTGCATGCCCCGGTTCGCGCAAAACAACGATGCGGGGTGGTGCCGGAGACCGCCAACGCCTACACCGACATCTCCGCCTGGCAGAACCTGATGCTGATGGGGGAGCTCTATGGCGTCCCCCGGGGCTATGCGGAAGATCGTGCAGAAACGCTGCTTACAAGCCTCGGCCTCCTCGAACGAAAGGACCAGAAAGTGCAGGGCTTCTCAAAAGGGATGAAACAGCGGCTGATCCTTGCAATGGCACTCCTCCACGAGCCGGATCTCCTCTTCCTCGATGAGCCGACATCCGGCCTCGATGTCCAGAGCACCCACCTGATCACCGGGATGCTCCGGGAGCTGAACAGGAACGGAACCACGATCTTCCTCACCACGCATAACATGGAGGAGGCGAACCGGCTCTGCGACCGGGTCGCTATCATCCGAAAGGGACGGATTGTTGCAATCGACTCACCCGAGCGGCTGAAGATGGCGATAGAACGGCTGCATACCATCGAGGTCAGTTTCAGCCCGGCCGGATCAGCCGGCGACCTCGCAACACTCCCGGGGATCGAGTCTGCCCGCCGGGAAGGGGACAAGTGGGTG
Above is a window of Methanocalculus alkaliphilus DNA encoding:
- a CDS encoding FmdE family protein, which produces MKAQDDKKALLEALIQFHGHLCGGLAFATRVCEKATNELGVQGNDGKDLQAVIETSEACGIDAIQVITGCTSGKGNLNINDYGKHAYTFINRRNGEAIRILRHRDFDLEKIDPVVAKLRKAVFSGEATEEERKIFDQRMGKVADVILSMPEEELFTVRRFQTEVMKKTKAFEQAECSRCKEMVAVNRLNKRDGERLCIPCSDERM
- a CDS encoding winged helix-turn-helix transcriptional regulator; its protein translation is MCRDTPSQTICPLRGILPLLSKKWALPIITTVGMAGSIRFTDIERILVGISPKTLTDTLSDLLAEGLLNRSFHAETPPRVEYSLTAEGAALCFAMQPLIEWAADRKGSGRRECLPACRVDGAENLCATHSEST
- a CDS encoding ABC transporter ATP-binding protein, coding for MKEADHHEDAIIATDLRKTFGDIVAVDSISFEVRRGEIFGFLGPNGAGKTTTARMLTGVMRPDGGSAAIFGNDIVHAPVRAKQRCGVVPETANAYTDISAWQNLMLMGELYGVPRGYAEDRAETLLTSLGLLERKDQKVQGFSKGMKQRLILAMALLHEPDLLFLDEPTSGLDVQSTHLITGMLRELNRNGTTIFLTTHNMEEANRLCDRVAIIRKGRIVAIDSPERLKMAIERLHTIEVSFSPAGSAGDLATLPGIESARREGDKWVITTGDVDSAIHTITIFGREHHLKIEMLRTLVPTMDEAFLRLTGADSA